One window from the genome of Paramormyrops kingsleyae isolate MSU_618 chromosome 3, PKINGS_0.4, whole genome shotgun sequence encodes:
- the LOC111845704 gene encoding ras-related and estrogen-regulated growth inhibitor-like yields the protein MAKSAEVKLAVFGKAGVGKSALVVRFLTKRFIWEYDPTLESTYRHQANIDDEVVNMEILDTAGQEDMLQREGHVRWGDGFIIVYDITDRGSFEEVPPLKGLLDEVRKPKSVILALVANKADLEHARQVSTEEGERLAAELACAFYECSACTGEGCVSEAFLELCREVRRRRMVQGKTRRRSSTTHVKQAINKMLTKISS from the exons ctcTGGTAGTGAGATTCCTGACCAAGCGTTTCATCTGGGAATATGACCCCACCCTCG AGTCAACGTATCGCCATCAAGCAAACATTGATGATGAAGTTGTCAACATGGAGATCTTAGACACAGCAGGACAG GAGGATATGCTGCAGAGGGAGGGCCACGTGCGCTGGGGCGACGGCTTCATCATTGTCTATGACATCACCGATAGGGGCAGCTTTGAGGAGGTGCCACCGCTCAAGGGCCTGCTGGATGAGGTCAGGAAGCCCAAGAGTGTCATCCTGGCCCTAGTGGCTAACAAGGCCGACCTAGAGCACGCCCGGCAGGTGAGCACAGAGGAGGGCGAGCGGCTGGCGGCTGAGCTGGCCTGTGCCTTCTACGAGTGCTCGGCCTGCACGGGCGAGGGCTGCGTCAGCGAGGCCTTCCTGGAGCTGTGCCGCGAGGTGAGGCGGCGCCGCATGGTGCAGGGCAAGACCCGTCGCCGCAGCTCTACCACCCACGTCAAGCAGGCCATCAACAAGATGCTCACCAAGATCAGCAGCTAG